The following DNA comes from Henckelia pumila isolate YLH828 unplaced genomic scaffold, ASM3356847v2 CTG_461:::fragment_3, whole genome shotgun sequence.
TTGCCAgtaagaaagaaaacaaaatacaTCTCTGTCCAGGCTCCTTAAAAGCTAGATGCTTTAGATTCCCCTGCATGAAAAACAACACAAAAACATCAGATGCGCCAATACAATTTTTCAATCATAAACTCTGATTCTTGGACTACTGACTCCATTTTTCAACTTTATTCTTCTTTGAATTTCTGCACCTTAGTAAACTATGTCCTTGAAACTGCTGTTATCTCTGTTCTTCAATAACAAGAAGGCAGTGTTGACAAAAACCAGACACGGATAAataatgtttgccattactTTAGTTCTAATCTTTATTTGTTTCATAAAGGTTTTATATCTTTTAGTTTTGAATGTACTAAGATGAGCGCATAAAATATCAATGCATTTTCTTTAACGGTGTTAAATTCTACCACGAGTCACGTTCATGACTCCAAGAATGGAGGTTGTGTTGGTGGAGGTGATTCTGGTGGAAATGTGAACAACTGCCCTTCTAGGAAGGTGTTTGTTTTGTGAACAGTTAACAGAGGGTAATGCTGAAGTAATCGAAACTGAAACAACTCTAAGGCCATTGAAACTTGAATACACTTGAAATCCCCGTGCTGAAACATAAAAAGTAGGACGATGAATCAAAGTTTACACGTCACAGTTTACAGCAGTCATAACTCATGACATTAATGATAAGCAACAACATGTGTACATGACCGTGACCGAAGTTAGAAATCATATGGAGATGCAATCATGACCCTTTCAGAATTTATCCATCAAGTCAGGCAGTATGACAGGCTTCATTTTATGAGAATGATACAAATCCTTCAACTcccatatatacatatatgaatGCAAACAGTAATCACTAATCATATATCCAATATCAACAACCTACTTTTTGGTGTCCATCTAAAACAAAATCTCAGAACCAACCAGTTTACATTTTctactgaagaaaaacaaaatgtagTCTCATAAGAATCATGTGACCCTAAGAACTATACATATTTTTAGTTCTAATCTATCACAAACTCAAAGTGATACAACTCATACAAAGTTTTTTACATGCACTTGTGACAAAAAGAAGGGAACGCATTAAAAACTGACCAATTATTTGGACGAGGAAGACGAAGAAGCTTGTTGGATGAGGTCATCATATGGGTCCCTGCGCCCTGGAACTTGGCTAATCTGAGAATCCCAGAAAATCTGAGCATTGTGCCGCTCGAAAGTCCAGAATCCATAGGGACGCAGAGGTAAGCTCCACATTTCCTTAGTTTTCTGGCACCTGTCTTTCCTATCATACAAACGCTCCCTAAATTTCCTGTCCCTCTCCTTCGGATCCTCCATCATACGCAGAATCAAATTCTCCGCAAACTCCATTATGAATCCCATCCTTCTACATCACATGTCAAATACAAGCATTAAAATTAACGGCGACCATGTTTTCTCAGTTGTTTTCAACAGTGGTAAGTGCCATCCTAGGTCCAATTATATCTTAAAAACTAATAAACCAACTGaaataacattaaaaatataaatcagCTAGAGTCATACATTTTTTGAGGTAGACAAGATCACGCAACACTATCAACTACTTCACTGGAATCAGGGATGAACAATCACGTAAATTTAACAGAATCGTGGAGGCTAATATGAAGATGAACAGGACACAAATTCTAGCTTCTGAGCTTTTTATGAACCCTAGATTCTCACATCGGATTGAACAGAAATTGGATCACGTATGTAACTGAACATAGAATACGGATGAAGTTTCACAGCATAACCAATCAAACGTAGAAAAAATTTGCATTTTGTAGATCTTTACCTGAATCAAAGGGAGTGAATCGATGGATGAGGCAAACGTGAAAAATTGTTGATGTTAATGAATTTGTAAACGACTGATGCTATATCAGTGGGCTTCATCTCTAAGCCTGTATCAATGGGCTTTAAAGTCTAAAATATGCATTTTCTATTTCTTTTCTGGAAGAGCCCACTGACTCATGACTATCATGTGAGGCCCAATTTTATTTGTGCTTGTCTACAATTTTTGGCCCAATCAAGGTATACAAGAACTTTTGAAAATGGTGTATTGTTCTGTGTGtgtgaatttaaataaatagaacATCGATTTTGGTGAAACTAGTTTTTCGAAAACTACAATTATAGAATGTTAGTTTAAAAATATACTTGACAAAGGTAATTTTGGTAACTATCCCCAGAAATGGAGTATCAATCGAGGGACTAGATACATGATTTTGTATCTCACAACTTTGGCgattatattttgatttatatagacttaaaattctttatgtgaatatttaaatcattttGTATTATCTTGTGTATCacatcttatttttaaaattttaacttttttttttgatgtgggaacccgcagccgctacctTGCGGTGCATTCTGAATAAACCcccgaactaacgcaatagcctgcaaattacgctagtcaggtaaaccacactaaGCAAGCCATGCATGACAGGCTAGCCCAAGAAAGTGTTGGTAGGgggaatcgaactcctgacctatggccaagagttcacctactccaccaacttggacaccccttacgtacttttaaaattttaacttaTTTGTATAGACTcttgttaaaaataaaaatatatttgtgtAGAGAATATAACACAAAAGGTACTTGTCATGCCACCCAATTCATTTATTAATTGGACCAAACTCTATTTATGTGCCCatccgaaataataaaatatcctcACAACTCTACCTCGAATGCATTTGTATCAACAAGCTTTTCTCACAACATATTTCATTAAAAACTCTACATTTTCGTCCCCAGCTGGCCATCTCCAGTTAATATTTAATCTATATATTTTGTACATATATTTCAAGTGAATGAAAAGGGAAAAAACGAGACAATACAATCTTCCAAAATTAATTATAGTTTGCAGCAAAATATCGTTAGGCTGTCACTCATACGTGTAGGGTCTGAATAATCGAAACAAAAAATAAGATATAGATACTTGAATTTTTGATCATATATTTCATTTGATTCGAATCACGTGGAGACAACAAGAATCCACCCCCACATTATAATTGAGACATCGATCCGAATTCATATTAATTTCTTTGCAAGCATTCCATCCCCTGGTGGcccatataaaaataataataattaataaaatatcaaaCTTTAATAATTTATTGATCATATACATACTATATACGGATGCATGTGACATAATCATTGGAATTGTATAAAATAGAAGTTGATCCAATTACTCAAACAACAAAGGTACACAAAAGAAGGTTAAGTTCGGGGCTGAAAGAGGAACATATGGAGGcttttttattacatatgatcTTGTACAAACATACTCAAACGGGCCATAATCATGCAAAAATATGACGGAGACATGACACGATGCTGAcgttaattaaatatatgttttttattaCTAATTAAAGGTTCGAAAAATCTCTACATTATAGTTCAAATTAATTGTAATTTTAAGAAGTCAATTCCTACTAAAAGCATATGTAGAGTAGCCAGGGGCTTCGATCGTAAGTGCAATTAATAATGCACAAGGGAAcggttgaaaattttaattgccTGGCCCCTAGGAAAGTGAAGCAGACTTATTTTCCGAATGAATAATTCTAAAAGGATATTCATAATATTGTACGTCCGTATTTACGTTaattatatcgtgagattttgttattatataaaGAAAGTTTGTATCCAATGTATCATgagatttttataaattaattttgtattGTATTTTTTGTGATGTAAGAATTGTTTGTACAAATACTGATGCGCATGTGACAATCTGGGATTATTTCGAACATTGTTATAAAGTTATGATTCCATAATTATTTTCGAATAATAAGGTATTCATAATCAAGTATTTTAGGCTATATATTATCggtgtatgtatgtattataatACGTAAAACTATATATTCTGTTTCAATTGAACGTGTTTGCAACTGGACAAAATAGATGGGCCATATTTGGAGGATCACTGTTCAAATAGAGTTTGGATTTGGAGGATGACATATTTACGAAAATGCCATCCTCCAAAGTTATTTTTTAAACCTTTGAAATgatgaatttattttttagtccctattttaaattgttttgtattattttcagtttttatattaaatattcgttCGTTAATTGGtcaaatttttcttattttgagtGTTTTTCCATTTTAATTTGatccattttatttttaaaattaatttcagtgtttcatttttttagtttagttaaaatttatttgtttttttttataatttttcaataaattaattgtaatattattatttttaaataaaattatttttaaataacattaaatggaaatttttcattttttaatatgtttaacattataatacataattattaatatattacactattttaattttaacCATATCCAATTAATATAGTTGAAAAACatattatgtaattattttattatataaatatatatgttttaaaagaataaaatagaaaatggagtATTTGGTAATATTTAGAGGATATGGGTTGGAGAAGTTTTTTGAAAATAGAGATCACGAATCTCTATTTTAAAGGATAGAGGATGAAATTTAGAGGATATGGGTTGGAGATGGCCTAACATTAGATAGCACTCCTCCAACCTTTGATTCAATAGTTATAAGCAGTGACGGAGTAAAAAATTTGATACTTTTTGGGATAAAATTTTTCTCAACAAAATCTAAAATAATACATGTCAATTATTTTCTTAGCAATTAGATTTTCTACACTTCAACCTTAATTTTTATAGGCTCTGTCTTTCTATTTTTTGCTTAAGCTACATGAGTTAAATAAAAATCGagctaaaatattaatttaaaaaagcaAAAAATAGAAGAGCTCACCGAGCTAGAAGCCAGGTGGGAAATAATGTGGCCTCGCCTTTGGTCCCTTGCGTACAAAGGATAACGTGTATTTTTTCATGTGATGCAATGCATAGTGTGGTTTCAAATGAAAATACGTGCGATCTTTTATAACCATTGGATTAATTGTTTGGATAATATCTAGAGAGAATAAATCAGCTCGATGGAGAAGTAATGTATGTAGGCACAACTACGCTCGAGGATTTGTTCGGTCAAGCTTATTGTGTTGTAATAAATTCGTAACTTAGATTTTAtatagtaattttatttttgtattgttattaaaataagagagtatattttgatatactgtTTATGACTTAAAATATTACGAACACATATAGCATGTGTTGTGTCACAATCATGCACACATAATTCTAGTATAGtagtatatataaataaagTTGAGAAAGAATAAtaatataagaaaaaaaaaaaggaatatCAAATAAAGTTATATTTGAATATAGAATCTCGAGGCATGAAAAAACAAGAAAAGGGGCTACTAACATGCAACTAATTGCTTCTGGTGAGACGTCGATATTGTCATTAATTTTGTAGCCATGTATGAGGTAATTTGGTACAATTTTGCTGCACTTATTCGGGGAAATAATAACTTCTTGTACTGTGTTTTCCACCAAATATTTGACTTAAAATAGAGATAATATTTCTCAggaaacaattaatatttttgccTCACTGACTACAATGATATACTTTTGAATTTttgtttcttatttttttcattttaaaattaatttgctcgaaaTGAATTATTAAGCAATCAAAAAGTGGTACTGGCGACGCACACGCTTTCAAGATTTTTCGTGTGAGTTAAAACATTGATACGCATGTATGGAAAttggaaattttgattttatgtaTCGAATCATTcgacaaataacatcaattaattaATATCACATGCTAATCAAACTTCATAACATGTCATTATAAATCAATCGTGGTCctttttaaatattatcaaaatattATAGTTTCATAATTGCTTGTGGAAAATCTAGCCGAAGATTTGCATTCAATCTAGTCACGCAAACACCAAAAAAATTGAATGTACATGAAGAAGGTCTGATAAGTTGTTTTCAATCACAATTTAGTACTGCTTGCTATTAACAACCCCTAACACTTAACCAATGGCCATATTGTTAACAAATTTCCTCCCTAAAAAAGCAAAAAATATTCTCCTATCTCACAATATCAACATATAGCAAATGCAAATAGACCAATGAGCCCAAGTGGCACATGATGTTCATTTGTTGACGTCCGCTCGTGTTCGAAACTTTCTCTAACCCCATTTGtaaatcaagaaaaaaaaattagacaAATAGAAATCACTAGAAATCAATTCAACTGTTAAGCAACTTTATTTTTATGGGTTTTTTTTGGGGGGAAACATTTTTATAGgttcatttataaaaaaaatatagagtTCATGATGTGGTATGAGTCGCGTTATTGTGAAGACATGGATGATCATGTCTTGACGGTTGTTGCGGGAAGCCGTATTGATCCGAGTTTGTTCATAAGTAGGggaagaaataaatcaagacacATGGGGAACAAATAGGGATTGAATCCCAAATGCAGAAAGTTTGTATTTGTTGGAAATATAGTGTCACACATTGTTGCCCTATTTGTAGTGGTGTGTCCTTGCATCCTCAACCAACAATTAGTTGCACCTCCAACCAACAAAGATGGCATCAAATggcttccttttcttttcttttcttttcttttctttctttctttctttcttcttgtttttttttttgggggtttGGACCACAGATAGTGGATTTTCAATGGCGAGTAAATACAATCGTTGTCTGGTGCACAAATCCAAATTTTCGAatagaaattaatattttcttgCACGTAATAAACTCTTTAATTTTCGGAGGTACGACATATGACTTTCTTTCATACTAATTGAgttctttaaaaaaaagaaaaaaatgggTTTAGATTATATAGTTAGTAGTGATGATAATTAGTGATAAAAGAATGAATAAGTGCATTCCACTATTAGATGCTCTTTTATAATTCTATGTTACTTGAatctttatttttgaaatgGGGAGCATAAAGCTTTTTCTCAGACAAAGCACATTCTCCACTTGCATAATGCATTGTCTCCTTAACTTTTACCTTTGCCCTCTTTCTAATCcattctttttttctttattattttattttatttttctttttttctgctTTGGTCAATCTCTTGCAATCTGACAATTTTTGACCAAAACATATAAAGTGGACTAGGGAAAAAGGAACAGAGACTTGCCTGAATCGTCAATTTTAATTACTTGTTACCTAGGATACCCTATGCCATCTTATttgtcactttttttttttgcccgttcttttttgttttattgttttatcaTTTTTTACATTCACGATACTCAATAACTATTCAATAAAATAGATTACTGTGGGAATCTATCTTTAGAGTTTAGACTTTAGAGTCCCGATAAATGTGTTATATTTTAaggttttaatttaaattgacaATTTTAAACACTATTTGCTTACATATTGAATTTGCTGTAATATATATGCTATGGGTATTTTCCGAATAAACAGATGACTTTCTGTGAAATTATTACCGTTTGAAATCGAAGAAAGGAAGGATCTAGATGTATGAAATGTTTGCTGGTTGATAAACTTTTCAGAAGAGATTTCTTCATTTCAATCTTTACCCTAAAGTTAAGGCAGATTTCAAGCATTTAATGTGGTTGGTTATTCAAATATTTCACATTAAACATCCCATTTCTTCACCTAATAATTTTGTACAAAACTCACTTAATTGGAATCAAtgtctttttctttttatttttcaacttTATTTTCAAGAATTTGCAGTTGTCATGACCCACATTTCATGTGATCTGCTGTCCATTGAGAAGTGTGATAAAAGCCCAGCAATATC
Coding sequences within:
- the LOC140872195 gene encoding uncharacterized protein, with amino-acid sequence MGFIMEFAENLILRMMEDPKERDRKFRERLYDRKDRCQKTKEMWSLPLRPYGFWTFERHNAQIFWDSQISQVPGRRDPYDDLIQQASSSSSSK